One Danio rerio strain Tuebingen ecotype United States chromosome 9, GRCz12tu, whole genome shotgun sequence genomic region harbors:
- the hspd1 gene encoding 60 kDa heat shock protein, mitochondrial, with the protein MLRLPSVMRQMRPVCRALAPHLTRAYAKDVKFGADARALMLQGVDLLADAVAVTMGPKGRTVIIEQSWGSPKVTKDGVTVAKSIDLKDRYKNIGAKLVQDVANNTNEEAGDGTTTATVLARAVAKEGFDTISKGANPVEIRRGVMMAVEEVISELKKNSKPVTTPEEIAQVATISANGDTEVGNIISNAMKKVGRKGVITVKDGKTLHDELEIIEGMKFDRGYISPYFINTAKGQKCEFQDAYVLLSEKKISSVQSIVPALEIANQHRKPLVIVAEDVDGEALSTLVLNRLKVGLQVVAVKAPGFGDNRKNQLQDMAVSTGGTVFGDEAMGLALEDIQAHDFGKVGEVIVTKDDTMLLKGRGDASAIEKRVNEIAEQLESTNSDYEKEKLNERLAKLSDGVAVIKVGGTSDVEVNEKKDRVTDALNATRAAVEEGIVPGGGCALLRCIPALDNIKPANADQKIGIDIIRRSLRIPAMTIAKNAGVEGSLVVEKILQSSTEIGYDAMNGEYVNMVERGIIDPTKVVRTALLDAAGVASLLSTAEAVVTEIPKEEKEMPAGGMGGMGGMGGMGGMGF; encoded by the exons ATGCTGCGTTTACCCAGTGTCATGAGACAGATGAGGCCTGTGTGCAGGGCTCTGGCCCCTCACCTGACCCGTGCATATGCAAAGGATGTGAAGTTTGGAGCAGATGCCCGGGCCCTCATGCTCCAGGGTGTTGACCTGCTGGCTGATGCAGTGGCCGTCACCATGGGGCCAAAG GGTCGCACCGTCATCATTGAGCAGAGCTGGGGAAGCCCTAAAGTTACCAAAGATGGGGTCACAGTTGCTAAAAGTATTGATCTGAAGGACAGGTATAAAAATATCGGAGCCAAGCTGGTTCAGGATGTGGCCAACAACACTAATGAGGAGGCTGGAGACGGCACCACCACCGCTACAGTTCTGGCCCGGGCTGTCGCCAAAGAGGGCTTCGACACCATCAGCAAGGGGGCAAACCCAGTTGAGATCCGTAGAGGAGTCATGATGGCCGTAGAAGAGGTCATCAGTGAACTCAAGAAAAACTCAAAGCCCGTCACGACTCCAGAGGAAATCGCTCAG GTGGCTACTATTTCTGCCAATGGAGACACTGAAGTTGGTAACATCATCTCCAATGCTATGAAGAAAGTCGGTCGTAAGGGTGTCATTACAGTGAAG gatGGCAAAACCCTTCATGATGAGCTTGAGATCATTGAGGGCATGAAGTTTGACCGTGGTTACATTTCTCCTTACTTCATCAACACCGCTAAAG GCCAGAAGTGTGAGTTTCAGGATGCATATGTGCTTCTGAGCGAGAAGAAGATCTCCAGTGTTCAGAGTATTGTTCCTGCTCTGGAAATTGCTAACCAGCATCGCAAACCTCTGGTCATCGTGGCGGAAGATGTGGATGGAGAGGCGCTCAGCACTCTGGTCCTCAACAG GTTGAAGGTTGGCCTGCAGGTCGTGGCGGTGAAGGCTCCAGGATTTGGGGACAACAGGAAAAACCAACTGCAGGACATGGCAGTTTCCACTGGAGGAACC GTGTTTGGTGACGAGGCTATGGGTCTTGCTCTTGAGGATATTCAAGCTCATGACTTTGGCAAGGTCGGCGAGGTCATTGTTACTAAAGACGACACCATGCTCCTGAAAGGCCGCGGTGATGCATCTGCCATTGAGAAGCGCGTCAATGAGATTGCAGAGCAGCTGGAGTCCACAAACAGTGATTATGAGAAGGAGAAACTCAACGAACGACTGGCCAAGCTCTCAGATGGAGTGGCCGTCATTAAG GTCGGAGGAACAAGTGACGTTGAGGTGAATGAGAAGAAAGATCGTGTCACTGATGCCCTGAACGCCACTCGTGCCGCTGTGGAGGAAGGAATTGTGCCCGGAGGAGGATGTGCTCTACTGCGCTGCATCCCTGCCCTCGACAACATCAAGCCAGCCAATGCTGACCAGAAGATCG GTATCGACATCATTCGCAGATCTCTTCGTATTCCTGCAATGACCATTGCTAAGAATGCTGGAGTTGAAGGCTCGCTGGTGGTGGAGAAGATCCTGCAGAGCTCCACAGAGATTGGATATGATGCTATGAACGGAGAATATGTCAATATGGTTGAAAGAGGCATCATTGATCCCACAAAG GTGGTGAGGACGGCACTGCTAGATGCTGCAGGTGTTGCATCTCTCTTGTCCACCGCTGAAGCTGTCGTCACCGAGATCCCCAAGGAGGAGAAGGAAATGCCAGCTGGAGGAATGGGAGGCATGGGTGGAATGGGAGGAATGGGCGGCATGGGCTTCTAA